From one Trifolium pratense cultivar HEN17-A07 linkage group LG1, ARS_RC_1.1, whole genome shotgun sequence genomic stretch:
- the LOC123890212 gene encoding calmodulin calcium-dependent NAD kinase-like → MKREYFVNGKPSVTQIVVASSVGLVIAAAIHYRLKCLRDGKIIPRLRLSKAGETPKLERFSHYVARQMGFKDRKNCPNLCKLASEYIRKSEGCEDDIYAFFEHEQNADSLFVKLVEEFERCILSYFAFHWSLGDLLISQVLSSDTEPKKKFKHMVMAATRDQRVERVTKNLKVARVFNTLVEEMKAMGLVSNDDNRCTEVMAPVAHSDRSPVLLFMGGGMGAGKSTVLKDILKEPFWVGAASNAVVIEADAFKESDVIYRALSSRGQHHDMIKMAELVHQSSTDAASSLLVTALNEGRDVIMDGTFSWVPFVVQTITMARNVHRRRYRMGAGYKVNDDGTVTENYWERIENEEPEEVGGKKRKPYRLELVGVVCDAYLAVIRGIRRAIMCRRAVRVKSQLKSHRRFADAFMTYCQLVDNARLYSTNALEGPPKLIGWKERDKTLLVDPDEIDCLKRVARLNEDADSIYELYKHPNPTCEAGSIWKDIVLSPSRLNIQQELKCAIQKVEIFAMQNPNLLMDK, encoded by the exons ATGAAGAGAG AGTATTTTGTCAATGGCAAGCCCAGTGTCACACAGATCGTGGTGGCCTCTTCCGTTGGGTTGGTAATTGCTGCAGCAATCCATTATCGCCTAAAATGTTTGAGAGATGGAAAGATCATCCCACGTTTGAGATTATCAAAGGCTGGCGAAACTCCAAAGCTTGAGAGATTCTCTCATTACGTAG CTAGGCAAATGGGGTTCAAAGATAGAAAGAACTGTCCTAACTTATGTAAATTGGCTTCTGAATACATAAGAAAATCTGAGGGATGTGAAGATGATATCTATGCTTTCTTTGAACATGAACAAAATGCAGATTCACTTTTTGTCAAACTTGTGGAGGAGTTTGAGAGATGCATTCTTAGTTACTTTGCTTTCCATTGGAGTCTTGGCGATTTATTGATAAGTCAG gTCTTGAGCTCTGACACTGAGCCAAAAAAGAAGTTCAAGCACATGGTTATGGCAGCAACTAG GGATCAAAGGGTTGAAAGGGTAACAAAGAATTTGAAGGTGGCTAGAGTTTTCAATACATTAGTAGAAGAGATGAAAGCAATGGGACTTGTATCAAATGATGACAATCGATGCACGGAGGTTATGGCACCGGTGGCTCACAGTGATAGGAGTCCTGTGCTCCTTTTCATGGGTGGTGGTATGGGAGCTGGCAAGAGCACTGTGCTTAAAGACATTCTCAAAGA GCCTTTCTGGGTAGGAGCAGCTAGCAATGCTGTTGTCATTGAGGCAGATGCATTTAAAGAATCAGATGTTATCTATAGGGCCCTTAGCTCAAGAGGACAACATCATGACATGATTAAGATGGCTGAATTG GTACACCAATCGTCAACAGATGCGGCCTCATCACTCCTAGTAACGGCACTAAATGAAGGACGAGACGTGATTATGGATGGAACATTTTCTTGGGTACCATTTGTTGTGCAAACAATAACAATGGCTAGGAATGTCCACCGCCGCCGTTACCGAATGGGAGCTGGCTACAAGGTGAATGATGATGGAACTGTAACAGAGAATTACTGGGAACGAATTGAAAATGAAGAACCTGAAGAAGTTGGAGGAAAAAAGAGGAAACCATATAGGTTAGAGCTTGTCGGAGTAGTATGTGATGCTTACCTTGCAGTCATCAGAGGCATAAG GAGAGCTATCATGTGCAGAAGAGCAGTAAGAGTGAAGTCACAATTGAAATCACACAGAAGATTTGCAGATGCATTTATGACTTATTGTCAGCTAGTAGATAATGCAAGGCTATACAGCACAAATGCTTTAGAAGGCCCCCCCAAA TTGATAGGATGGAAAGAAAGAGACAAGACATTGCTAGTTGATCCAGATGAAATTGATTGTTTGAAGAGAGTTGCTAGGTTGAATGAAGATGCTGACTCCATATATGAACTTTACAAGCACCCTAATCCAACTTGTGAAGCAGGATCTATATGGAAAGACATTGTATTATCCCCTTCAAGGTTGAACATTCAACAAGAGCTCAAGTGTGCAATTCAAAAGGTTGAGATATTTGCAATGCAAAATCCTAACTTGTTGATGGACAAGTGA
- the LOC123918324 gene encoding histone H1-like, with product MATEEPVVVVEPVPEPAASEKEEPKVEAEKKTKESKPKKASKPRSPASHPTYEEMIKDAIVSLKERTGSSQYAIAKFIEEKHKQQLPSNFKKLLLQNLKKNVASGKLVKVKGSFKLPSKTTKPSSSVTTASQANKKPAASKPKTKPTASKAKPASKQKAKTVVKPKAASKPKTTAVKTKTTVAKPKPAAAKSKVAAKPKAGVKAKPKDKSAKVARTSTRTSPGKKVPKKVVAAKKAPVKSVKPKIVKSPAKKVSTKRGGRK from the exons ATGGCCACAGAAGAACCCGTTGTCGTTGTGGAACCTGTTCCCGAACCAGCAGCCTCGGAGAAAGAAGAACCAAAGGTTGAAGCAGAGAAGAAGACGAAGGAATCCAAACCTAAGAAAGCTTCCAAACCACGAAGTCCTGCTTCTCATCCTACTTACGAAGAG ATGATTAAGGATGCAATTGTGAGTCTGAAAGAGAGAACAGGTTCAAGCCAATACGCGATTGCGaaattcattgaagagaaaCACAAACAACAACTTCCTTCAAATTTCAAGAAGCTATTGCTTCAGAATTTGAAGAAGAATGTTGCTTCTGGTAAACTTGTTAAGGTTAAAGGTTCATTCAAACTTCCTTCCAAGACGACGAAACCATCATCATCGGTGACTACAGCTTCTCAGGCGAACAAAAAGCCTGCAGCGTCCAAGCCGAAGACAAAGCCAACTGCTTCGAAGGCTAAGCCAGCTTCTAAGCAAAAGGCTAAAACTGTTGTTAAGCCAAAGGCTGCTTCCAAGCCCAAAACTACTGCTGTCAAAACCAAAACTACTGTTGCTAAACCCAAACCTGCTGCTGCCAAATCCAAAGTTGCTGCAAAGCCCAAGGCTGGTGTGAAAGCGAAGCCCAAGGACAAGTCTGCTAAGGTTGCAAGGACATCGACGAGGACTTCACCGGGGAAGAAAGTACCGAAGAAGGTTGTGGCTGCGAAGAAAGCTCCGGTGAAGAGCGTGAAGCCTAAAATCGTAAAGTCTCCGGCGAAGAAGGTTTCAACGAAGAGAGGAGGGAGGAAATGA